The DNA region TCAATTCTTTGTCGCCAATATCTTCTTGTTCAGATTTATCATAAATAGATAAGAGGAATATTTCTTTGTCAGTTATTGCAACATAGGTGATGACCCTTGCTCCCCCTGATTTTCCTTTCCCTTTGGAAGCAATAGCTAATCTTATTTTATAACATTCATTGCCAAGGGCAAAGCCGTTCGTGGGTTCAGTTTTTAGTGAAGTTATTAAGTCAATCAGCTCTTTCTTTAATGAAGGATATTTTTTTACGAGGCGCTTAAATTGCTTATCGAAAGGAGCAATAGTTAAGATTTTATAACTCATTTAACAAATCTTCAACAGGACGAGTTTTAAGCTTACCCGCTTTAATTCTTTCTACATCGTTAAATGCTTCTTTTATCCTTTTAATTTCGTCAAGAATTTCTGCATCAGGTGTAGAAATAGGTGTTGCCTTAACCTTTGCATAAGATTTAATCATCTCCATAAAGCCGGCGGCCTTATCGTCTGCAATGTCAATCAACAATTTCATTTCTATTATTTTTACTACAAAAATACTATTTTAAAATTAAGAAATGAACGCTTTACGATTACTGTATTAGCGGCTCTTACACACCCGGTTTAAACCAGAACTCCGGACGATACTGCATAATTCTCTTACTATATTAGATCAATATCAAGCATACGTTTTGTGCAACTAATAAACTACTCCTCCTTCCCCGGAAAGCTTTCGCTGCCCCGCATATAGCTGCCCAAACGTTTAAGCAGGTAGGTTGCTTTTATCAGTAATGTTTTATCGGTAATAAAATCGCTGATATCTTCTGCTTTGTTCATCAGCTCCTGCTTATACACGTCCTTAAAATCGAAATAATTGAGCGCAAACTTCCATTTGCCGGTTAAAAACGAAAAAACTTCGCTGTCGTTTTCAAGCAACTGCGAATAGTTAATTACCAGGTAATCATCGGGCTGCAGCTTTTTAAGCATTTTCAATATTGCTTCATTGTAATTGATCCATACTTTTAAATAGCTTTCGGCATGGTCATGGTAAAATGCTTTCAACCTGCGTGGCCGTCTGAAATGAGTCCATACCTGGCGCTGAATATATTTGCGGGCCATATACTTTTGATCAACGGATACAAAATCGCGCCTGAGCAATGAGCTAACCACCGATTGGTAATTACGCAAAACCACCAGGTACCTGGCGCCCGGCAACAGCTTTGCATAAGTATCCAAAAAAAGGCAGGTACGCGGATCTTTCCAGGCCCATTGCTCATAAAGCTGCTGCTTAATACCAATTACGGCTTTCATCTTTTCAAGCTGGTAAAGCGGCACCTCAATATCACGGGTATCGGTTAGCCCCGATACTTCCAAACTGTTACGATCAAGGATCTCTTCATGCAGCTTCAAAAACTCCAGATCTTCAAAGTGGCCATCAACATTGCCTGTACCGCTGCCGCATAAGCGCTCGCCGATTTGCAGGCCGCAGCGGTTTAACCAGTTGGTTATAAGCGATGTACCCGAACGGTGCATCCCTGCAATAATTAACGTTTGCCGGGGCGTGAATTTAACTGTTGTATTGATCATAGCTTGGTTAATAACGGCCGGCTGGCTGTAGTTGCTTAATTTGCACCTGCGGATAGTTGTCAAGAATAAAACCTGCCAACATTTCGGTAGCTTCAATCTGCCTGGTAATATGTGTATTGATATACAGATCAGGCGACGACGGGATTTGGAAAGGGTCATTAACACCGCTTAGATTAGTTACCTTGTCCGGATGGCCTTCGGGCAATAACGCGCGCTTGTAAAGCCCTTTGGTATCCCTTTGCAACAGCGTTTTAACCGGGCAATCAATATGGATCAGCTTCACATCAGGGTAAGTCGCTATCAGTTCACGGCGGATCACGTCGTAGGGGTTTATAGCGCTGATAATAGTCACCACGCCATGCCCTGATAATTTGCCGGCAATAAAACCGAGCCTGCGGATATTTTCAAAACGGTCTTCCCTGGTGTAACCCAGGTTTGGGAACAGCTTTTGACGGTATACATCAGCATCAATAATTTCAACAGGGATATCAGCATCAGATAACCTCATTTTAACATTTTGAGCAAGGGTTGTTTTACCCGATCCGGATAACCCGCAAAGCAGAATAATCATAAGGTGGTGTGTTAAGCGTTAATAATAATTGCTGTGTAAACCGTTATTGAAAGCTTAACGCAAATATTTCGGGCGAAATTGTTATTAACACTTACTGTATCGATACATAGCGATATTGTATCGATGAACAGCAAAATGATGTAGACGGAGAGAAAACTTCAGCAATTAATTATGATTACTGCTTCTGCATGCACCAGGTTGTCATACAGCGCAGGTTTTGCACGTTGGTGGTTTTTATAGGTTCATAAAGCTGTGCGCCCAGCTCACGGGTATATTCAAGCAGGATCTCTTCATTTACCAAAAACCGTTCGGACCCGTCGGGCAGCAGGTAACGGTAATTACCCAAAGGCTGTACCAATGTTTCGATGCCGATATCAGATGCAAGCCTTGCAAAGAAATAACCTCCTGGTTTCAGTACGCGCCATAGTGAGCGTACCATATTGTCAAAATGTTCGGCATCATTAGCAAAATGCAGCACGGCACTGCAAACTACCAGGTCAAACTGCCCATCATCAAAAGGCAGGTCCTCAACAGTAGCTCGCTTAAAATTATCGGGTGAATGATCAGGGCACAGATCGGCAGATAGCCGTTTGGCCAGTTCAACAGCATGCTCGCTTTGATCAATGCCATAAACCTTGAAGCCGTTTTGCAAAAAATAAGCTATGTTTCGCCCGTTGCCGCAGCCTGCGTCAAGTATGGTGCGGCAATCATCAAAGCGTCCTTTCAATAACTGATCGAACAAATAGATATCGATATTGCCGTATAATTTCCGGAGGTTATTGCTGTTCATGGCCAATGCTGTTTTGCACCCGAAATTACTGTTTTATTGGATGCCATGAAGAAAACTTATTAACTTTAAGTATGGCTACCGATATGCATATTTTTTTTCAGTTTATGAAAAGCACCTTGTTGCCGCTGCCGGGTGTTACCCATAAAATGCACTTTGAGCATCCTGCATTTTATGTTAACGATAAGATCTTCGCCAACATACATGAAAAGGATGAGCAACTGGCCATTTACACCACCGAGCGCGAAAAATGGATAGCGCTTGATCCGCATACCTTTTTCATTACCCCGCATTATCAAAATTACAAATACATGCTGGTGAGCCTCGAAACCGTATCACCTGGCGACCTGAAGCAACTGTTAATAACAGCGTACCTTGCAAGGGCCACCAAAAAGCTGATCAGGGAATATGAAAAGATGATAGCAAATGGTTAGCCCGCTGCGCTTTAAGCTTACGGCCGTACGCCATTCAAAGCGTCGCGGTTAAGATAAACGTAAATCAACACCCCTACTACTAAAACCGCCAGTACTACAAGCCCGATCTTCCCTTTTTTCTTATCCTGGCGCATAAGCCAAACCATCGCTGCTATTAGCGGGATAACAAAAACAATGTAAAAAATATATCCTGATGCGTTCATTTTAATTAGTGAATTATTGAGTTAGTGAATTAGTGATTTAGCCTGTATATATTGTTTTGTTGAGCCAGCGCATCAGAATTTAAAATTCAATAATTCGCTAACTCACTAAATCAATAATTGCTTAAAAGGCCATCCGCGCCATCGGGGCAACGTCCTGTCCTATAAACTCGCCTTTAAGGTATTTGTGATACCCGGCTATGGCAATCATGGCGGCGTTATCAGTACAGTATTCCATTTTAGGGATAAAGCTGTTCCACCCGTTTTTTTCGGCCATGGCCTGCAGGCCTAACCTTAAACCCGTATTTGCTGATACGCCACCCGCCAAAGCTATATCTTTTATGCCGTATGCCTGCGCTGCTTTTTGCAGTTTGTTAAGCAAGATCGTAGCGATCCGTTTTTCTACAGATGCACAAATATCGGCCATGTTCTGGTTGATAAAATCAGGTTTTTGAGCTACGTTATCGCGGATAAAATACAGAATGGAGGTTTTCAGGCCGCTAAAGCTAAAATCATACCCCGGGATCTGCGGTTCGGGGAACTTGTATGCGTCGGGGTTCCCCTGGCGTGCGTACTTATCAATGAGCGGTCCGCCGGGATAAGGCAAGCCTAAAATTTTACTGGTTTTATCCATGGCTTCGCCGGCGGCGTCATCAAGGGTTTGCCCTATGATCTCCATATCAAAATAATCCTTCACCAGCACAATTTGCGTATGACCGCCCGATACGGTAAGGCAAAGGAAAGGGAACGACGGATTTTTATCGCCTATAAAATGCGCCAGGATATGGGCTTGCATATGGTTGATATCAATAAGCGGGATGCCTTTTGCTAAGGCAAAAGCTTTGGCAAATGATACCCCCACTAAAAGAGAACCTAAAAGTCCGGGACCGCGTGTAAAAGCTACCGCATCAATATCATTTTTGCTTACTTTTGCGTTTAATAATGCCTGCTGAACAGCCGGAACAATATTTTGCTGATGAACCCTTGAGGCTAACTCCGGGACCACGCCTCCATAGGCCTCGTGTATGGTTTGATTGGCAATAACATTGCTCATGATCACGCCATCAACACAAACCGAAGCTGAGGTTTCATCACATGATGATTCGATTCCTAAAATTACGGGCACGTGTTTAATTAATTATTGAGTTATTGAATTAGCGAATTAGTGATTTATCATTTAGCGGCAAACCATCTTTCTGCAAAATTGTAGAGGAATAGTAATGAATTCGCTAAATCACTAATTCACTAAATCATTAATTTATTTAAAGGTGCAAAGTTATTAAAAAAGTACTCAAAATATTCCTGGGCCTGGTATTGTTCATTTTATTGACATTGAGCATACTTTTGCTCACGTTTCAATTTAAGCCAGTACAAACCTGGGCTGCTAAAAAAGCGGCAGCTTACATTGCCGGCGAATTGAAAACCAAGGTTGGGATTAAAAGCCTTTACCTCAGGCCATTTCGTTCGGTGGTAATTGAGGGACTTTATATTTTGGATAAGAAGCAGGATACTTTACTAAGCACACCCCGATTAGCTGTTGATATTGAGGGTTTTTATCTTTTCAGAAGTATTAAACGCCGTACCATCAACTTTTCCAATATCGAACTGGATAATGGTTCCTTCTATCTCAAAAAACAAAAAGACAGTACTACCAACCTGCAATTTGTTATAGATTATTTTAATTCGGCCGATACCACCAAAAAAATCCAAAACAAACCCTGGACGCTAAATTTTGGCACTATTGCTATCAATAATTTTCATTTCAGGTATAAGAATAGCCTGCGCGATACGGTAATAGCCGGGGTCAACTTTAACGACCTGGATGTGCAGCATTTCAGCACGCTGATACAGGGTATGGATTTAAAGAACCACCTGTTTAAAGCCAATATAAAAAGTTTAAGCCTGCATGAAAAAAGCGGGTTCACCGTAAAACACTTCGCATCGGATGCTACGATTGATACTAACCAGATCATACTGAAGCACCTCGCTATCCAAACACCCCGATCAGACCTGAAGGATTATTTCAGGATGAAGTTTAAATCGTTTGATGATTTTGACGATTTTGAAAATAAGGTACACATGGATGCCAGCTTTAAATCGTCACGCATTTCGTCATCAGATATTTCCTACTTTACCAGTTCATTAGAAAAAGTGAGTTTTGATTTGGGTATTGACGGGCAAGCCAAAGGTTATGTGAACAACCTCAAAGCAAAAAAAGTGACCATTACCGGCGGGCAGGCCACTTTTGTTAAAGGCGATTTTAACCTGCATAACCTTACCGATTGGGATAACGCATTCCTGGAGCTAAAATTTGACCAGGTGGCCTCCAACAAAAAAGACCTTGATTACCTGATCAGCCATTTTTCGGGGACGCCTACAGAAAGGGCTCCGGCCATACTTTCCAAATTCGGCAACTTTAATTTTACCGGCAGGTTTACCGGCTCGCAGAATGATTTTGTTGCTTATGGTGTTTTTAAAACTGCTCTCGGTCGTTTTGATTCAGATATCAACCTTAAAATTGATAAAAATGACCGCCCAAGCTATAGCGGCAGGGTTAACGCCTATGCCTTTGACCTGGGCACCCTGCTTGATCAAAGCGATTTGGGCAGGGCCACCTTTACTTCAAACATACAGGGCAGCGGCGACGCGCTGAAAAGCCTTACTGAAAAAGTGGATGCAAAAATCGCATCCATCACTTATAATAACTACACCTATAACAGGCTTACACTTAACGGCAGTTTTATAAACAGGCTGGCCAACGCTCATATTACCATAAACGACAGGAACATAAAGCTTGACCTTAAAGGCAAGGTTAACCTTAACCCTGCTTTGCCAACTTATGATTTAACTGCCGATATCAGGGACGCTAACCTGAACAAGCTTGGTTTTACCAAAGATACTTTAACTGTAAGCACAC from Mucilaginibacter sp. SJ includes:
- a CDS encoding type II toxin-antitoxin system RelE/ParE family toxin, with product MSYKILTIAPFDKQFKRLVKKYPSLKKELIDLITSLKTEPTNGFALGNECYKIRLAIASKGKGKSGGARVITYVAITDKEIFLLSIYDKSEQEDIGDKELIRLLELVK
- a CDS encoding sulfotransferase, coding for MINTTVKFTPRQTLIIAGMHRSGTSLITNWLNRCGLQIGERLCGSGTGNVDGHFEDLEFLKLHEEILDRNSLEVSGLTDTRDIEVPLYQLEKMKAVIGIKQQLYEQWAWKDPRTCLFLDTYAKLLPGARYLVVLRNYQSVVSSLLRRDFVSVDQKYMARKYIQRQVWTHFRRPRRLKAFYHDHAESYLKVWINYNEAILKMLKKLQPDDYLVINYSQLLENDSEVFSFLTGKWKFALNYFDFKDVYKQELMNKAEDISDFITDKTLLIKATYLLKRLGSYMRGSESFPGKEE
- a CDS encoding adenylyl-sulfate kinase, translated to MIILLCGLSGSGKTTLAQNVKMRLSDADIPVEIIDADVYRQKLFPNLGYTREDRFENIRRLGFIAGKLSGHGVVTIISAINPYDVIRRELIATYPDVKLIHIDCPVKTLLQRDTKGLYKRALLPEGHPDKVTNLSGVNDPFQIPSSPDLYINTHITRQIEATEMLAGFILDNYPQVQIKQLQPAGRY
- a CDS encoding class I SAM-dependent methyltransferase; amino-acid sequence: MNSNNLRKLYGNIDIYLFDQLLKGRFDDCRTILDAGCGNGRNIAYFLQNGFKVYGIDQSEHAVELAKRLSADLCPDHSPDNFKRATVEDLPFDDGQFDLVVCSAVLHFANDAEHFDNMVRSLWRVLKPGGYFFARLASDIGIETLVQPLGNYRYLLPDGSERFLVNEEILLEYTRELGAQLYEPIKTTNVQNLRCMTTWCMQKQ
- a CDS encoding MmcQ/YjbR family DNA-binding protein; this translates as MKSTLLPLPGVTHKMHFEHPAFYVNDKIFANIHEKDEQLAIYTTEREKWIALDPHTFFITPHYQNYKYMLVSLETVSPGDLKQLLITAYLARATKKLIREYEKMIANG
- the tsaD gene encoding tRNA (adenosine(37)-N6)-threonylcarbamoyltransferase complex transferase subunit TsaD, giving the protein MPVILGIESSCDETSASVCVDGVIMSNVIANQTIHEAYGGVVPELASRVHQQNIVPAVQQALLNAKVSKNDIDAVAFTRGPGLLGSLLVGVSFAKAFALAKGIPLIDINHMQAHILAHFIGDKNPSFPFLCLTVSGGHTQIVLVKDYFDMEIIGQTLDDAAGEAMDKTSKILGLPYPGGPLIDKYARQGNPDAYKFPEPQIPGYDFSFSGLKTSILYFIRDNVAQKPDFINQNMADICASVEKRIATILLNKLQKAAQAYGIKDIALAGGVSANTGLRLGLQAMAEKNGWNSFIPKMEYCTDNAAMIAIAGYHKYLKGEFIGQDVAPMARMAF